The sequence below is a genomic window from Pagrus major chromosome 20, Pma_NU_1.0.
ATgactcattaaaaatgttttataatctaTCACAAGACTGAAAATGACTCAGCGTTTTCTTGTCCGTCAGGATGCTGCTTCCTCCCTCTGATTTGAGTTTGTTCAACAACACGGTGACCCCCATCGAAGTCGAGGCCTACGACATCCTCAAGTATCGCTCAAGTGCGTGTGATACATGTCAGGATCAGAAAGTATAAGaactaaaacaaacattcaacacaaaTCAGCTCTGAACAGTCGTGGTTacactctcttctctcttctctgtatTGTAGTCAAAACTCCTCCTCTTCGCTCTCCTACATCTGGTCGAGCACCCAAACGGCGTCTCATCACTCCGATCCCAGGTCAGCACCTTTTATGTTCCTTTGGTTTTATGTTTAATATGCTCTGAAATCAGATCTTTGATTTTCCGTGTCCTGGTATTTCTGTGGTGTTTTGGTCCAGATTACAGGGGAGGCTTTGAGCTCCACAATGCTGAGGAGGTGGCGAAGGAGAGCCacctgctggaggagctggagaagctCAGTCTGTCTGGGCCCCGGGGGTCCAGGGAGAGGCCCCACACCTCCAGGTCCTTCACCCCGCTGCTGGACATACCAGTGGATGGTTACACTGAGTCCAGAGACCTCAGATCCCCCTCCTCCAGCGCCATGCTTCCAAACTGGCTGCTGGCCAGCAACGATGACCCCCGCCCTCGCCTCCGCACAGACATCGGGACCATCCGCTCCGTCCACTTTGACGAAGTTTCACTGCACTCGACCGCAGACCGAGGAAGGTCCGCGTCCAGAAACGGACACTCCAAAAGCAAAAAGGATAAAAGTGGAGAGAGGAGTAAAGACGGTGTGTTCACGCTGCAGAGTGCTGCTCGCAGGAGTCGGCCACTGTTGTCGCAGGTGTTCGGTTCAAGTCCAGATCAACAGGCGGGCAGCGAACAGATGAACGGACATCAGGCCGCAGCAGAGAACGGACTCAACGGCTCCGAGCCTGTACAGGAGTACAAGCTCAAAACCGTCAGCATCTCCAAGACCAAACAGTCGCTGGgtaaatgagtgaatgaatgatcTTGTTATAGTTATCATcgtttaaagggtcagttcacccaaatcactAAAATCTTTACATTTTCCAACTAACCACGAGAGATATTTCAACATTGGAAGAAACTTtcaactggttatgaaacatcTCCATTTAATAagatgcctctatatgacctacataaacaaacatcagCGAGGAGACTACTTTTGTGTAATTATTACAGTTCCTCTTAATGCCCGTCACCGGGTCGGATTCAACTgacttttaattaatattttatgttgGCTGTGCTAACGAGCTTTATCTTGTTGCTGGCTTATTATTATGAAGACTGTAGCTGTATGGTAACAAAATTATGTCCACAGAGGCCACTAAAATCAAGTTTCTTGTACAGAAGCTGCTTTAACatgtaaaaaagttttttgtttttatctgagatttctgcctccatcCCAAAATAATCACTTCAGTATAATATTTCATCTGGGGGTGGTGTTCACAGCTTtgaaaaattaaatttaaaaatatcaacagctGAAAACAATGCCCCGATTTTTCAGAACAGACCACAGAACTGGAACACTAGGAACACCACATATATATAGAtcataataaactttatttatgtgGCACTTTTCATAACACAGTTCAGAAGAAACCAAAAACCAAAcgcatcataaaacacacatcagaatataaaatgtcaggagTGGGATGATAACACCCAGATTTCCAGAGAAACTGTTTAGCTTTTTCTGTGAGCATCATTAATAAAATTTGCAGCAGAAACGTCAGAGACCAATTTAAAATACACGACTGACCTCGACTCGTGTTGTTTGAATGTTTCAGGTATCAGCATATCTGGAGGGATGGAGTCCAAGGTTCAGCCGGTGGTGAAGATCGAGAAGATCTTTCCTGGAGGAGCCGCCTCCACGTGTGAAGTGCTCAAGGTGAGACGACGTTCACCAGATTAAATTTAAGACCTTTTAAAGACCACGTAGAATGTGATTTAATACCTCACGCTATCGTAACATCCAAAGTATTAAAATATTGACCTGCAGACGTCctgttgacacacacaaaagtaGAGACAGTTTGTTCTGTGATTGTTTCCTCAGGCTGGATTTGAGTTGGTGTCTGTGGACGGAGTCTCTCTGCAGGGAGTTACCCACCTGCACGCCGTCGACATCATCAGAAAAGCCTTCAGCAACAAGGCCAAAGACCCCATGGTGTTTGTGGTCAAAGTCCCCAAAAACCTTTGAAAAGAAGACTGAACACTGATCATGAGTTTATAAAAATGTCCTGTGATTATCAGCTTCCTCTCACAGAGACGGGAAACTCCAGCCCAAACAGTCTGATGAGCTCTGAGGTCATTTTGCCATTCATGTTAAAGTTTGTTAAAGTTAGGAACGAGGACATGGACGCTgctgactgaaaaacaaacatggcctCAGGCAGCAGATCACAGGACTTCAGAACCAGATGACGGAAGATATGAAACGATGTCGTCacaaaaatactcaaagtaATCCGACATTTCAGTTAATGAACTTTGTGTCCTCAGAGCCTGAAATTATGAATCAATGGTGCTCCTGATGCCTTAAAATGTCACTTATCACAACCCAGGAGCCAACGCCTGTCAAGAACATGACTtctttgtacattttgtgttgttttaacattttatcctcCCAAAAACAAGTAAACGTGTCATTGATCAGGAGTGTATGTCGCTACTTCTGATGACAAACTGTAACCTGAGTGCCTTTTAAAAGCGTTTACACTCAACAAAAGATATAAAGGCAGCACTTTTGTCTTTGCTCCTTTTTTTGGTACacttaaaataattatttcttcATAATCACTCACAAGGATTTTAAACAAATTTGAGCTCAAATGAgagaaataattgttttgtgtGCTTAAAAGTCTTTTACTTCAATTTGTCAAAAACAGGAGTGTTGTGTTGAAGTCTGAACGctgaccagcagagggcagacACGAGCTGTTCAGAAACATTTCTCCTCCTTCCGAAGGAAACACAAACCTTTACAGCATCGCCTGAATGCTAACACGATGAGAACAGCCCAGATAAAACTGTTATTGTCCTTACTGAAtactgacaaaaataaacttgtttacTCTTACTTACATCTGCAAACACTCTCTGATGCTGTTGAATGTAAATCATTTGGTGCACAAATACAATTAATTCTTGAAAAATAACATCATTAAACACCTCATTTCTGGTGGTAACGCATTACTCGACATAGTAACTGTAACAATATTACCAATAGCCGttagattttgtctttttttaattaaaaacagtgtTCAAGAATGTACAgcatgaaaatatacatttaatgtCTTCATACAAATATCGTGGATTATAAAATTATACAGAGGAACCAGAACAAACATCCACACTCACGTTCATATACAGGCGTCGTATCTGTAAGAGCAAAATATAATGTGCGACATTGCTTTGGTCTATTCACAGTGGCTATGTTTGTTATTTGTGAGATGGACGAGACATCTCTGGAAGAAGACTTTATGATTGGTTGGGGTTATTTACAGAGGACGACGATTCAATCAGCAGTGACAGGGCAACAAACATGTTGTACAGGGAAGTAAATACGCGTGAAACTGGTCCTATACTGGAAAGgttggtggaaaaaaacagtcCCGCCACGGTCAAAACGCCAACGTTCAGTGCATGGTTCCCCTTCAGCGATGTCAAATAAAGTCTGAGTAACGCTTCACCCACACACAGTCATCAAACTTTAATCACCTCTTGCAGAGAGAAAGTGTCATTTCTGTAATTATCAGATAGAAGAGCCATCGTGGGTGTGCGTTTGTACATTTCtgtactggaaaaaaaaaacagcagaacaatTTCATAAAGCCAAAAGAAACTTAAATTCAGACTGAATTCAGAACTGTAGGAATGAGTGATGAGAATATTCTGTATACTATGAGACAACATGAATGTGTCGGCCATCACAAATTTAGTAAgcaggttttctttttagttAATCAGTGTCCAAAACAGAGGCACATCTTTCTTATCCAGCTGCTGAGTCCAAAAACAGACCCGTGATTCTTTCCTCCAAAAGGACTCGCTATTTGTGTAAATAGTAAACTGTCTACTTTTGTAAATCAGGAAAAGTTTAATGTTTCCTCAAACCTTTCAAGTTTTATTAAAGCATTGtccaaatatatacaaaaacaaacattttctctgtgtttgcgtATCCGTATGTATCTGAGGGTTTTGGGAAAACGATTAAATCATTACTTCAATTCATGCATgcctgttttggttttgtttgatgAGCATGCGCCTAAAACAGCAACAGTGGACGACCAGTCTGTTTTAAGTTTGAGGTCTAATTTCAAGTTTCTGACTTCACTGAGCGGTGTTCTACAATTTTGGATCATTTTATCTAAAGAGAAGAAGTTTTCTAAGGATGATCAGAATGATCTTTTCTGGTGTCTGACGTATTGTTAACGTCATAGACTATCACCACCCACGAGCCCAGCATGCTTGGTCGAGCGTGTGGGATCGTTTTTGCGCTCTTATGACGTGtgccaaaatgtctgctgtgaaaaagaccAATTGATTTTGATGAACATTTACAATTTCATGATGTGCAGTTTCAGTATTTCAGAAGATTTGATCCATATCTCCAGCTCCTTCACTACCGGGAGAGCGATTTAATCTCATCTTCTGAGGTCAGAGAAAAGCTGACGTGTACTGAATGTCAGGTGTTCAGGTCGTATTTGTTCCAGATGTTACTGGGTTTAATTACATTGTACTGCACAGATGTTCATGATATTATTTCCACCATTTAGAGTAAAGTGTCCAGGATGAGAAACTTCAAATGGGACCTAATTCTGTCTGCTTAATAACAACTAATTTGTGccatatattattattttgtttttatttgaggCAGTAGACGTATTTTGGAAACATCTTCTGTTTACTTGTTGGTCATGATATTTTTACATCGAGTGGTTTTGAGAAAACAACATGATTCTCTCcgcatcaccaccaccatcatcatcatcacctcgCTCTGATTCACTCTCTTATCGTGACGCGCTGAATGTGTTATCCCACGTTTACCGTCGACTGACAACAGCGTGGGCTCCATCCAAATTAACGGCACTAATGAGAGCTGACCGCTAACACAGAGTGGGTGCGTGGTGCTAAACCCAGCAGGGAGGGTGGAGTCATCTCCAACGCAGGAGGATGGTTAAAGTTTGGGAGAAGTTACTCACTCACAACAAATGCTTGAAACTGTGATAGAGGGACCGGGATGACTCGTTAACAGTAACGGAGACGTTAATGGAGGGGCAGAGGACTGAGGTGGCCTACTAACGACTAATAGAGGTCACCGCCTTTCAAGTGGGACTCCTCAGAGAATAGACCGATGAGGCAGAACTAAAGTGTGGCTGATTTTACACTGCAGATGTGAGTTTTTTTACACTTGTGATACCAATCTGTAATATTCTGTCGAGATCAGATGTGACATGTGGGTGAGAAAACCTTTAGCTGACAGTAGTGCAAATTAAAAGACGGGGAGACACGAGGGTCAGATTTCAGTGGCGGCGATCTCATCAAAGTTGATCTCGTTGCCGCTgccctcgtcctcctctctgctctccagtTCGTGACTgagctcctgcagcagctgctccagCTCCCGGTTCCTGCGGTACATCTGCACATagttctgctgcagctgtttctggtAGCGGATCACTTTGTCCTTCTCCTCTTGCCATATCCTGCGCTCCTCCTCGAAGCTTCCTGTTTGCTGCTCGGCGCGCTGACGCTCGAAGGTCAGCTCGGCCCTCATCCTGTCCATCTGCACCTTCATGTTCTGCAGGGCCTCGGTGCTGCTCTGCCGCTGGGCCTTCGCCTCGTCACTCTCGTAGGCCAGCAGGTGCTCCTCTGTTTCCTGGAACACCTGACACTGTCTGTTTCCTGGGCCCTGATTGGCCAGAGCATCTCTGAGATGAACCAGCTCTCCTTCCAGACGTCCAACTTTTTCTCTGAGCAGCTCCGCTTCGCTCTTGCGGCGCTGCAGCTCGTTCTCACACACCTCCAGCTCCAGGGTTCGTGTGCGGGTCGTGCCGTGGGCCTCCTGGAGGAGGACCTGGGTGTTTGTCAGCTCGCCACGAGTCTCTCTGAGCTGACCCCGCAGTGACACGATCTCTCCCACCCGCTGGGCTAACTCCCCCTGCACTTCCTtcagctgctgcttcagcaACGAGATCTCCCCCGACTTCTGACAgacctgagaggaggagggaaacaTCCAGGATTCAGTTCGACAAAGCACCAGCATAAATTATAAAGAGAAGTTAAAGAGGGTTACAACTGACAATTACattctttgattttctttttaatttatgttttgaCAGTCAAGAACAATCACAGTTTACATGTGCATGATTACAGTAGTTCCAAAGTATGTgtgtcctctttttttctccaaataaaaacgaacaaaaacatgagaaacctactgacaaaaacaaaatcctaaTGTATTGTTACGTTTCcccagaaaacaaaacctgaaggaCGGGTCACAGATTGGGAAACTAACAAAGCACTGCACAAATCACAAAAGAGTCAGAGCAAACTGGTCCCTCGGTGTCTAAAAGGTGGCGGTGGGAATAAAACCCACAGCCACCCACTGATTCTGTCAAAATGATAGACGAACAAAAAACATTGGACCCAAAAACCAAAGGTGAAGTGGGAGTCACTGAACAGggggaaacaaaatgtataaaaactggccaaaagaaaaaaaaaatctcaaacacactcaacttcactcaaacagaaaacacagagagccaACTGATGGTGTTGActccctgaaaacacacaaccacTGAGCAGGGGAACTGCAGCCCCCTTATATAGTCTCCCAGCTGACTGATTGCAGCCAGCTGAGGGAGAACATCACAGGTGCACCCAATAGCTTCTGATGACCTGTGACCTTGAGAAATCCCTGTTCTCATCAGGACCTTGGGGAATCTCTGATCTCTGTCCATAACAGTAGTACCACAGACCAGATTGAACTGACAATTATTGTCAGTATCTTTTACTCTGACACTTATTTTCTCCAACAATCAATGAATTGTTACgtctaaaaaatgtcagaaaatagtgaaaaatgtcaatcacagtttcccagaacTTTCTGTTCCGActaatattttcaaaaaaacccaaagacactttacaaaacacaagaaaactagaaaatattcTCATCGGAGTGGCTGAGAGgcatttttgcataaaaaaattACTTAACTAATCGATAATGAAAAGTGATTCATTCAATATAGATTGACTGATTAATCAGCAGATAGTTTCAGatagaaaatcaaataaaagtcTCATTAAAATCCTGAAGACCCAAAATCATCTAGTTTAAAGTACCTTGTcacactgaaatccaataaaggtaatttgatttatgtttatgtCTCACAAAATGGATGTTTGGCTGAATACAGAAAAAATTCACCTCATAGAGGAGTTAGCTGTATAGCAGGCTAAAAGTGCGTTGAAGCAATTATTTTACAAGTacagaaaaacatctttttcatgGGAAAGGTTATATTAAAAGGTCCTCTCACACATCTGTACGACTGAATGTGTGCTCACTCACAGATCGTgtaatgaaaaggaaaaaaaatggcatcAGCCCTGAATGTTGATGCATCTCTCCTGAATAAGAAGCTGTGAGGTAAAGTTCATATATCACCCTGTATAAAAACTAGATTTACCTCCTCGTGGCTTTATGCCTCCACGCAGCAGACAGAAAGGTGTTtttaacattatgatgtcacactgaagttgacctttgaccttttgtacAAAATGATGTCAGAATTATCTTATGAATTGCTGAGTAACggccaaaaatgtgttctgtgaggtcacagtgacctttgaggcatgaaaagacaaaaatgatcaGTTAATCAgtctcagagacaaacacagactgtcGATCTTTTTCAATTGATTCCTTGTGATAATTAAtcaccagcagcagagaggagcggTTCTAATATTGATCCGTGTCTTTTTAAAACAGAGGCAGTCTGTTCTGTTGGTTTGATTCCTGAGGCAACATCTTATTAAAAGTTCTTCTTCCTGCTGTCACAAGAACAAACCTCTGATTATGCTGCCTGTCAGACCGTGACGAGGGCTAAAAGATCCCCATCCATCAGACCTTTACAGCTACATTTATTATATcctgttttaaatgaatgaatgagaggTGCACTGAACAATGATCGTCATGTTCAAGtccatttcttttcattagtgaaataaatgtatcataaaTATTATGGAGGAGCTGATTGATGCtctaaaataaaagtcattgtATAATATGAGCGGTGCTTAAAGTAATGTGAGTTTAAGGAGAGATGGGAGATAATGAAATCGATAAGAACTTTACTGCCTaaaccttttctttttatcGGTGTCATCACTACCTGCTGAGGAACATGTCAGCGTGCTGCTCACCTCCCACTTGCTCTCCTCCAGTCGAGGCCCCAGCTGGATCTTCTCGTGCTCGTAGGAGGAGCAGCGCTCCTCTAGCTGCTCCCTCTCCTTCAGGAGCTGAGCGAAGTCCTcctgcagcttcttcttctcctgctggAGCTGATACACCTGCAGCCGTGACACAGCCAGGATGATCTTAGTCATTCAAAAGGTAGCTGCTGATTCTAGATGTGATGGATGTCTGCACACGACGACCACTCTAAACAAAGCCACACAGTCCTTTCGCACACTTTCTACCCTTGTGCTAGAGGATTTGTAcaatttaaagggacagttcaccctaaaatcagatatacatatttttccacAGTCCTCTCTGGACTTTAATGAAACTAGATGGAACTCAGGTTGTGGTGAAAAACTgaacagcagtgtctctttccagaaatcacgactcggttactcaagataaaaGGTTACTCAAGACTCCTGTGGctctgaaaagacattttccgGTCTTTGACTGTATTTGTAGAGGTTATATCATAGGTTCTGACCTGCAGCTGGAGCACCTGCTGTGCTCGCTGGGCCTTCTGCGAGGCTACCTGCATCCTGGTGGCGCAGccctgtctcagctcctccagctccagctcaaAGCGCTTCTGCTTCTCCTCATAAACCTGCAACAAACACAGGCCAACACGTCAATGAGGATTTACAGTACAGAAAAATATGTTCTGTCATTGAAAAATGAGTTTGGAGTTATTTGCAGTGTCAAATTCACCCACAGAGCttgatttaaatataaaaaatagctttgaaaaatacaacagcagtgattttaaagctacaaaaaactgaggaaaaaaggaaacactcGAGTGAGTTTTACCAACCTGACAAATTGCGGCTTCATTCTCATCCAGGTTTTCTCTGAGTTgctgcagctccagctctctctccctcagcttGTCCTCCAGGTCTCTCACCACCCCCTCATAACCTTCCACTGGGCCCGGGGAGCGCCCGCTGGACCCGCTGTCAGACAGAGGTTGTCCTCGACCGCTCAGCGAGCCGGAACCTGTACTCTTAGAAGACGAGCGCCCGCTGTCAGAGTTGGAGTGTCCGTGTCCGCTGACAGGCGGAGCGCTCTTCATGGGCTCCAGGTGGCCGACAGAGGCCTCACCCGATGTCTGGTTGTAGCCGGCTGTGCTGTACGGTGGGAGGCCGGAGAGCGAGGTGCGTTCAGAGTCGGACAGCTGACAGGACTGACCGCTGCCACCGCCGCTGTTACGGGCTCTGCTGTACAGGTTGCATTTCTCAGTGGAGGAGGGGGACACCTCTCTGTGGGTGGGGCTGAGCAGGTTCAGGTTGTTTTGGCTTTCCGATCCGTTGGCACAGTGGCGAGGGGAGAGGTACTGCATCGAAGTACGGTTCTTAGGAATGACAGGTTTGAAGGCAGTGGGCCGCAGCACTGTTTTCTCCATGTTCTggagaagaaacacaaaatagaGATGCacagttgtcaactattaagtTAATGGCCAACGATTTTGATAACTGATCAATTGGTTTGAGTTATTTCAGAAGTATCACCCATTGTCATTTCCCCAGTGACCTCCCAAGGAAACTCTTCATACAGTATCTGAATACATTCAGTTGCCAATTTATCAGGTACTCATGATAAAACTAATGTTAGACTGCTAAACTAATGCAGTCTTAGACAACAGTCCTGCAATTAATCCTACATTCATGAAGGTTATAATTTGACCTACAAAGTTTTAAACAGATGTTAGTTTGACTGTGTGATCATCTCAGAGGCTGcattttttgttgctgttgaactttaatacattttactgacaggtgtttctgttattttgtccaccccacTGATATCATCGAGACTAAATGACAAACACCTCTCCGTAAAATGggatataaaacattttctttaaataagaTTTTATCAGATTGACTGACGGATTGAGACTCACCCTCTCCAGTTTTCCGGACACAGGGATCAGTTTTGGAGGAGGTCCCCCCATATTCCCATTCAGCCCTAAT
It includes:
- the LOC141015952 gene encoding leucine zipper putative tumor suppressor 2 homolog, translated to MALVQALPVSAEPHNPGLSGGARRRHPSSSSPPINAPPSTVDPMGSVSSLIATRPGPYQDHRSGVELGARGRRPTPGASCLGSESPQDPLLQSIPPLKKQSSTGSSRGLEKETGNGNYTYVNEDYVGDWNDNHVTPVSPGSDADELKEGLGLNGNMGGPPPKLIPVSGKLERNMEKTVLRPTAFKPVIPKNRTSMQYLSPRHCANGSESQNNLNLLSPTHREVSPSSTEKCNLYSRARNSGGGSGQSCQLSDSERTSLSGLPPYSTAGYNQTSGEASVGHLEPMKSAPPVSGHGHSNSDSGRSSSKSTGSGSLSGRGQPLSDSGSSGRSPGPVEGYEGVVRDLEDKLRERELELQQLRENLDENEAAICQVYEEKQKRFELELEELRQGCATRMQVASQKAQRAQQVLQLQVYQLQQEKKKLQEDFAQLLKEREQLEERCSSYEHEKIQLGPRLEESKWEVCQKSGEISLLKQQLKEVQGELAQRVGEIVSLRGQLRETRGELTNTQVLLQEAHGTTRTRTLELEVCENELQRRKSEAELLREKVGRLEGELVHLRDALANQGPGNRQCQVFQETEEHLLAYESDEAKAQRQSSTEALQNMKVQMDRMRAELTFERQRAEQQTGSFEEERRIWQEEKDKVIRYQKQLQQNYVQMYRRNRELEQLLQELSHELESREEDEGSGNEINFDEIAATEI